A single window of Nicotiana sylvestris chromosome 5, ASM39365v2, whole genome shotgun sequence DNA harbors:
- the LOC104230150 gene encoding peroxidase 5-like, which produces MDSKGFNCSVIALVSCMVLSFSVSSLAKKQQHCPLKVGFYQHTCPSAESIVRNVVYKAVSRNPGIAAGLIRLHFHDCFVRGCDASVLLDGPNSEKESVANKNSLRGFEVIDAAKAKLEAACPGTVSCADILAFAARDSSYKVGKINYAVQAGRRDGRVSIKDEALPNLPSPFVGVKELIKSFARKGMSVDEMVTLSGAHSIGIAHCAVFANRLYPQNKQQNLPIDPEYERMLKSICPPEALTNGTGVANPANLDVLTPNRLDNRYYMDLKSKKGLLVSDQTLMSNPKTAKMVNFNARYGRVWGKKFADAMVHMGTLDVLTGWKGEIRKNCHFVN; this is translated from the exons ATGGATTCAAAGGGCTTCAATTGTTCAGTTATTGCACTTGTTTCTTGCATGGTTTTATCCTTTTCAGTCTCTTCCTTGGCCAAAAAACAACAACACTGTCCGCTTAAAGTTGGTTTCTATCAACATACTTGTCCCTCTGCTGAATCCATTGTGAGAAATGTTGTGTACAAAGCCGTTTCTCGTAATCCAGGCATTGCTGCGGGCCTTATCAGGCTACATTTTCATGACTGCTTTGTGAGG GGATGTGATGCATCTGTGCTATTGGATGGACCAAATTCAGAAAAGGAAAGCGTAGCAAATAAGAACAGTTTACGAGGTTTTGAGGTGATTGATGCAGCTAAAGCTAAGCTTGAGGCTGCATGCCCTGGAACTGTCTCGTGTGCAGACATTCTCGCCTTTGCTGCTCGTGATAGTTCTTACAAAGTAGGGAAAATAAACTATGCTGTCCAAGCAGGACGCCGTGATGGACGCGTTTCTATCAAGGATGAGGCTTTACCTAATCTTCCATCTCCATTTGTTGGTGTCAAGGAACTGATCAAGAGCTTTGCAAGAAAAGGGATGTCGGTTGATGAAATGGTCACCCTCTCTGGTGCACATTCTATTGGTATTGCTCATTGCGCTGTTTTTGCAAATCGGCTATACCCTCAAAACAAGCAACAAAATCTGCCAATTGATCCTGAATATGAAAGAATGTTAAAGTCCATTTGCCCACCAGAAGCACTTACAAATGGAACAGGAGTCGCTAACCCTGCGAATCTTGATGTCCTAACACCAAACAGGTTGGATAATAGATACTACATGGATTTGAAGAGTAAGAAGGGGCTATTAGTTTCTGATCAAACATTGATGAGTAATCCTAAAACTGCAAAAATGGTGAACTTCAACGCGAGATATGGGCGCGTGTGGGGTAAGAAATTCGCAGATGCAATGGTGCATATGGGTACCTTGGATGTCCTCACAGGGTGGAAGGGTGAAATCAGGAAGAACTGCCATTTTGTGAACTAA